The Candidatus Binatia bacterium nucleotide sequence ATTTGCCCGCGACATGTTGGCATGCACCTTGAGCCACGCAACCTCGTGGTCGGGCGGACGCAGGGGCGCGAGATTCTCATGACAGGTCGTGCAGGCTTGCGGAGCCTTCGCCATGCGCGACTCGCTATCGACATGGCAGAAATGGCAGGCGGCGCTGTGGGGGTACTGGGCCTGTGCCGACAGCTCACGCGCCAGCTCTTCGTTGCCCGCCTCGATCAGCGCATCAAAGCGATGGCACTCGATGCACGTGACATTTGCCGACGCCAAGGTGGGCGCGTGTTTCGCGTGATTGAACTTCCAACGGGCGTCCGCCGTGCCCCGTGCGGCCTCTGCAGGCTGGCGGAGCTGCAGGTAACGGTTCGACGGCAAGTATTGACGGCAGGCCGACGCGATCGCGGCGGCGGCCAGCATGGTTGCGACTAGACACGCGGCGCGCTTCACGAGACCGGCCTCCCTGAGCTGGGCTCCCAAGGATTCGGCTTGGCAGAGGCTCCCTGGGGCTGTGCCGGCTTGTTGGCCCGGTAATCGAAGTTGTACCGAATCAAGAAACCGAAGCGAAACTCTTCGTCGAAGCGCTGGTTACGGTTGCCTTCAAAGTCGAGTTCCCACACCAGGCCGGGACGGATGACGTAGCCCAACCCCAGCATTCCGGTGACGGCCGTATCGCGCTGGTTGTTTTCCTTGGCATAATGGGCCACGTCAATCTTTGTCCGGAACACAATCCGGTTGTAGACCCGGCTCTCGTAGTAGGCCTTGCCGCCGTTTACGCTTCCTCCGGCGCTGTCGATGACGTAGTACTCGAGCCGCACCACCTCGAGACCGTCACCGCCCGGTAACCACACAAGCCCCGCGCTCCCGACGCTGCCGTTCACGGGTTTG carries:
- a CDS encoding cytochrome c3 family protein yields the protein MKRAACLVATMLAAAAIASACRQYLPSNRYLQLRQPAEAARGTADARWKFNHAKHAPTLASANVTCIECHRFDALIEAGNEELARELSAQAQYPHSAACHFCHVDSESRMAKAPQACTTCHENLAPLRPPDHEVAWLKVHANMSRANPAKCENCHRESFCIDCHDRRDTIQTRVHDRNFRFFHSVQVRANPMQCGSCHREDFCINCHKQGKVDVGQ